Proteins co-encoded in one Heptranchias perlo isolate sHepPer1 chromosome 9, sHepPer1.hap1, whole genome shotgun sequence genomic window:
- the LOC137324978 gene encoding MAP kinase-interacting serine/threonine-protein kinase 1-like — protein sequence MMSSQPVNIVDNGKRNKKKRRPRASYSFTGKFEDLYKLTDERLGEGAYAKVQGCVNLYSGKECAVKVIEKKTDLSRNRVFREVETLYQCQGNQNILELIEFFEDEAQFYLVFEKMCGGSILTHIQRRKQFNEREASIVVKDIASALDFLHTKGIAHRDLKPENILCEFAEQISPVKICDFDLGSGVKLSSACTPITTPELMTPCGSAEYMAPEVVETFTEEASFYDKRCDLWSLGVILYIMLSGNPPFVGNCGTDCGWDRGEACRACQNILFESIQEGKYEFPEKDWAHISDEAKDLICNLLVRDAKDRLSAAQVLQHSWVQGNAPERRLPTPQLLQRNSSTKDLTHFAAEAIAFNRQLSQQDEEMQGEQEVIIKTMRLSPPSNSRLAKRRAKAQAAKTPQRQLSTPTMSVSDGAS from the exons ATTTGTACAAGTTGACTGATGAGCGACTAGGAGAAGGAGCCTATGCAAAGGTCCAAGGCTGTGTCAACCTGTACAGTGGAAAAGAATGTGCTGTAAAG GTTATTGAGAAGAAGACAGATCTGAGCCGAAACAGGGTGTTCCGTGAAGTTGAGACTTTATATCAGTGTCAGGGAAACCA GAACATTTTAgagctgattgaattttttgaggatgaagCACAGTTTTACCTAGTGTTTGAAAAAATGTGTGGAG GCTCAATCCTGACCCACATTCAGAGAAGAAAGCAATTTAATGAGAGAGAAGCGAGTATTGTCGTGAAAGACATTGCATCTGCCTTGGATTTCCTGCACACCAAAG GTATAGCACACAGAGATCTGAAGCCAGAGAACATCCTTTGTGAATTCGCAGAACAG aTATCCCCGGTGaagatttgtgactttgatctcggTAGTGGGGTGAAGTTGAGCAGTGCTTGTACTCCTATAACCACTCCTGAGTTGATGACTCCG TGTGGTTCTGCAGAATACATGGCTCCTGAAGTTGTAGAGACATTCACAGAGGAAGCTTCATTTTATGATAAGCGCTGCGATTTGTGGAGCCTTGGGGTAATTCTGTACATCATGCTGAGTGGCAACCCACCCTTTGTGGGGAATTGTGGAACAGATTGTGGCTGGGACAGAGGAGAGGCCTGTAGGGCCTGCCAG AACATACTGTTTGAGAGCATACAGGAAGGCAAATATGAGTTCCCTGAAAAGGACTGGGCACACATCTCTGATGAGGCCAAGGATTTGATTTGCAATTTGTTGGTGCGTGATGCAAAGGATAGGCTGAGTGCTGCACAAGTCCTTCAGCATTCCTGGGTGCAGGGG AATGCACCAGAAAGACGTCTGCCCACACCTCAACTACTACAGAG AAATAGCAGCACAAAGGACCTGACTCATTTTGCTGCAGAAGCCATTGCCTTCAACAGGCAGCTCTCgcagcaagatgaggagatgcaAGGGGAACAGGAAGTCATCATCAAGACCATGAGactttcccctccctccaattCCAGGCTCGCTAAACGCAGGGCCAAGGCGCAGGCAGCAAAAACCCCACAACGGCAGTTATCCACTCCTACAATGAGTGTCAGTGATGGGGCTTCCTGA